The following proteins come from a genomic window of Aricia agestis chromosome 19, ilAriAges1.1, whole genome shotgun sequence:
- the LOC121736656 gene encoding uncharacterized protein LOC121736656 — protein MKFLIACALVLAVAAAEDYHVTLDDNFDFTKLSHDELTAVAKCFMNQGPCNELMLSYKQHYPGVVIDACNRCNPSQKKTGKVFYGRLQKELPDVYHQLRKYMDPENKYFSNFLAAMDLSE, from the exons ATGAAATTCCTGATCGCGTGCGCTCTGGTGCTGGCGGTGGCCGCCGCTGAAGACTACCATGTGACGTTAGACGACAACTTCGACTTCACCAAGCTCAGCCACGACGAGCTCACCGCTGTCGCCAAGTGCTTCATGAACCAGGGACCCTGCAATGAACTGATGCTGAGCTACAAAC AACACTACCCCGGCGTAGTAATCGACGCCTGCAATCGCTGCAATCCCTCGCAGAAGAAAACCGGTAAGGTATTCTACGGCCGCCTCCAGAAAGAGCTCCCCGATGTCTACCATCAACTCAGGAAGTACATGGACCCCGAGAACAAATACTTCAGCAACTTCTTGGCCGCTATGGACCtttcggaataa